One Methanobacterium sp. genomic region harbors:
- a CDS encoding PadR family transcriptional regulator, whose product MDDDGTPNVDNSNESSPENNLDEEKRIKCMKAHKELFNSMSNYEKKLIRGLMRGFGNTMILWLISKKRQHGYEIMTKFHESTAPYNTKMPSASKIYPVLHDLEKNNLIKGSWEHHGKRRVKYYEITTEGEKALSRFRKMGKFAKKNKSSLWVEFFRDMIDVEDNNE is encoded by the coding sequence ATGGACGATGATGGAACACCCAATGTGGATAATTCAAATGAATCTAGCCCAGAAAATAATTTAGATGAAGAAAAGAGAATTAAATGCATGAAAGCTCATAAAGAGTTATTCAATAGCATGTCTAATTACGAAAAAAAGCTTATTAGAGGGTTAATGAGAGGTTTTGGTAATACCATGATCCTGTGGCTTATCAGCAAAAAAAGACAGCATGGATACGAAATAATGACCAAATTTCATGAATCTACCGCCCCATATAATACTAAAATGCCCAGTGCCAGCAAAATATACCCCGTACTGCATGATCTAGAGAAAAATAACTTGATAAAAGGATCATGGGAGCATCATGGAAAACGAAGGGTAAAGTACTATGAAATAACCACAGAAGGTGAAAAAGCTCTTTCCAGATTCAGAAAAATGGGAAAATTTGCTAAAAAAAATAAATCAAGTCTCTGGGTGGAATTCTTTAGAGATATGATAGATGTTGAAGATAATAATGAATAA
- a CDS encoding sugar phosphate isomerase/epimerase: MKIGFSTLALFMNSMEHFLETATNDGFQLMEMLCEGPYWPRNMLLMDKKEFEIFNSYDVSVFLHAPTIDLNPASLNPGIREETLKQLNETVDLAVEIGAKAITTHPGMINRLEDRIREWGMVYSIETLQKANDYAEGRGIKFSVENMPNRYAYFCNSAEEHEFFVKESGSYATVDTGHANTSDDPASFFKMKKIIYYHLNDNDGKKDQHLALGEGTFDLSLLNGVNNGIIELNNYENILKSRDLLVSLDQSISDVNAK, encoded by the coding sequence ATGAAAATTGGATTTTCAACGCTGGCACTTTTTATGAATTCAATGGAACATTTTTTAGAAACAGCTACAAATGACGGCTTTCAATTAATGGAAATGCTGTGTGAAGGCCCTTATTGGCCTAGAAACATGCTGCTCATGGATAAAAAGGAGTTTGAAATATTTAATTCTTATGATGTATCTGTATTTTTACACGCTCCTACTATAGATCTTAATCCTGCAAGTCTAAATCCAGGGATCAGGGAAGAAACATTGAAGCAGCTTAATGAAACAGTTGATTTGGCCGTAGAAATTGGGGCAAAAGCTATTACAACACATCCCGGCATGATTAATAGGCTTGAAGATAGAATAAGAGAATGGGGAATGGTTTACTCAATCGAAACACTTCAAAAAGCCAATGATTACGCAGAAGGTAGGGGCATTAAGTTTTCAGTTGAAAATATGCCTAATAGATATGCATATTTCTGTAACAGTGCTGAAGAGCACGAATTCTTTGTTAAAGAGAGTGGTTCTTATGCTACTGTAGATACAGGGCATGCAAATACATCTGATGATCCGGCATCTTTTTTTAAAATGAAAAAAATAATTTATTACCATTTGAATGATAACGACGGCAAAAAAGACCAGCATTTAGCACTTGGTGAAGGGACTTTTGACTTGTCACTGCTTAATGGGGTTAATAACGGCATCATAGAATTAAATAACTATGAAAATATTCTAAAAAGTAGGGATCTGCTTGTTTCATTGGACCAGAGCATTTCTGATGTAAATGCCAAATAA